A part of Longimicrobiales bacterium genomic DNA contains:
- a CDS encoding aminotransferase class I/II-fold pyridoxal phosphate-dependent enzyme — MTEADRHRTAVRTHGFTESVIREMTRVANEAGALNLAQGFPDFDAPAVLKEAACAAIRADVNQYAVTWGAPRLRRALAAKYAREYGIDIDEAREITVTCGATEAMAAALLAVINPGDEVLIFEPFYENYGPDAILCGARPVWLPLDSSATVDLDAVRAHVTPRTRAIIVNSPNNPSGRVFSRDELQGLANICIEYDLLAITDEIYEHLVYEGSHIPISTLDGMRERTITISGASKTFSVTGWRVGWIVAPADLTAAIRKVHDFLTVGAPAPLQEACAVAIEQLGDDYYSALCAGYRERRDILYAGLVSAGFRCAPPAGAYYILADFSDLSEDADDVFARRLARGTGNGDGVAGVPGSSFFHDPMQGRTLIRFAFCKQLPTLEAAVGRLRGLVS, encoded by the coding sequence ATGACAGAGGCAGACCGTCACCGCACGGCCGTGCGCACGCACGGCTTCACGGAATCGGTGATTCGCGAGATGACACGCGTGGCCAACGAGGCCGGCGCTCTCAATCTGGCTCAGGGTTTCCCCGACTTCGATGCGCCTGCGGTGCTGAAGGAAGCAGCGTGCGCGGCCATCCGCGCCGACGTGAACCAGTATGCCGTGACGTGGGGCGCACCGCGGCTCCGACGCGCACTGGCTGCGAAGTATGCGCGGGAATACGGTATCGACATCGACGAAGCGCGCGAGATCACGGTAACGTGCGGCGCGACGGAAGCGATGGCCGCTGCGCTACTGGCAGTGATCAATCCGGGCGATGAGGTGCTGATCTTCGAGCCGTTCTACGAGAACTATGGCCCGGATGCCATCCTGTGCGGTGCCCGACCCGTGTGGCTGCCGCTCGACTCGTCGGCGACGGTGGATCTGGACGCGGTGCGGGCCCATGTCACGCCGCGCACGCGCGCGATCATCGTCAACTCACCGAACAATCCGTCGGGGCGCGTGTTCAGCCGAGACGAGCTGCAGGGTCTGGCGAACATCTGCATCGAGTATGACCTGCTCGCCATCACCGACGAGATCTACGAGCATCTGGTGTACGAGGGCAGTCACATCCCTATCAGCACGCTCGACGGAATGCGCGAACGCACGATCACCATCAGCGGGGCATCGAAAACGTTCAGCGTCACAGGCTGGCGTGTCGGCTGGATCGTCGCGCCGGCGGACCTGACGGCCGCGATTCGGAAGGTCCACGACTTCCTCACCGTCGGTGCACCCGCACCGCTCCAGGAAGCCTGCGCCGTGGCCATCGAGCAGCTCGGCGATGATTACTACAGCGCCCTGTGCGCCGGCTATCGCGAGCGGCGCGACATCCTCTACGCCGGTCTGGTCTCAGCCGGTTTTCGCTGCGCACCACCTGCCGGCGCGTATTACATCCTGGCCGACTTCAGCGACCTATCGGAGGATGCCGACGACGTCTTCGCGCGCCGGCTCGCGCGCGGAACCGGCAACGGCGATGGCGTGGCCGGCGTGCCGGGTTCCAGCTTCTTTCATGATCCGATGCAGGGCCGCACGCTCATTCGCTTCGCGTTCTGCAAGCAGTTGCCTACGCTGGAGGCGGCGGTCGGTCGGCTGCGGGGTCTGGTGTCGTAG
- a CDS encoding SusC/RagA family TonB-linked outer membrane protein: MRAVRTTLMSVVLVFCAAFQVAAQTTGTVTGRVTNEAGEPLIGAQIVVQGTNVGGLTNDEGRFLVLRVPAGTHQVRAVLIGYGQATQNVTVRAGEATTVDFRLSTSAVALGALVASAATGREQRTRELGASVGAIEVQDLNPAPITSVADVLGGRTEGVIMQDVNGTTGTSQRIRIRGANSLSLNNEPLVFIDGVRANADFGGTFGVGGQQSSRLNDINPNDIASMDILKGPAATALYGTAAANGVIQITTKRGRPGDTQWTAFVETGQIEDKVDYPANFAAFDIINPSAPQFTSSGFFNTVTTSNPGGYAIYCPNRLAALSPGDPGYCEQEGTMSYNTLMDSRTRPFETGLRQRYGVSVRGGTEQVRFFVSGQLEGEDGVISINEQDKVNFRANMDARLTETADASVSFGYAQTQLSLNNNDNSIFSPILNGLVGLPYFVPAAADAEFDPNPANYGFSRSMQQLEVYPNLGDVDRYTVSTNLRYRPTSWLSVNGTGGLDLTSGHRYSTLQPNGPLGNLAASYMAGFRQSERYTNYLYSGTVSATGTFQLMPELLANTTVGGSYNRDNTESTYCYGSGLVPGTASCGTVSNLFSLDENFFEVRTVGGYLQQELAWRDRVFLAASLRGDDNSAFGTDFGFAYYPGVSLSWVIGDEEFFPQTDLLSTLRLRGAWGASGLQPGFRSATTLFSPTTVATQGGDVPGVSLSVTGNTLLEPERTTEYEFGFDTGFFDERLSLQFTYFNKTSEDALISRRLPGSLGLTGSVLQNLGSIRNAGTELGLNLRVYESDRFALSLGANNTSLDNEVLELGEGVEDIIFNRGLQRHTEGRPAGAFILPKVSFNDTDGNGKLTIAGCEVGGDPASGLPCEVTVAEDESYIGPSLPTWQRSFFADMRLFDFITISTLFEGRGGHYTGNDSEGFRCGFRSTFGCPAVGDPNASLHEQAAYLADRFLGSAHLYVEKADFYKWRELSITLSTPDAWANHFRAIEGLRLTVAGRNLMTWTDYTGLDPETVEGGGNSNFSQSEFNTQPPVRYLMLRLDYSF, translated from the coding sequence ATGAGGGCAGTCCGCACGACGCTCATGTCCGTGGTACTCGTCTTCTGCGCCGCCTTCCAGGTTGCTGCACAGACGACGGGTACGGTCACGGGCCGAGTGACCAACGAGGCCGGCGAGCCGTTGATCGGCGCGCAGATCGTCGTTCAGGGCACCAACGTGGGCGGCCTGACGAACGACGAGGGCCGCTTTCTGGTTCTCCGTGTGCCGGCCGGTACGCATCAGGTCCGGGCGGTACTTATCGGTTACGGTCAAGCGACACAGAACGTCACTGTAAGGGCCGGCGAGGCGACCACGGTCGATTTCCGGCTGAGCACGAGTGCAGTGGCACTCGGTGCGCTGGTTGCGAGTGCGGCGACAGGCCGTGAGCAGCGGACGCGGGAGCTGGGCGCTTCCGTGGGCGCGATCGAGGTGCAGGACCTGAATCCGGCACCGATCACGAGCGTGGCCGACGTGCTGGGTGGCCGCACGGAGGGCGTGATCATGCAGGACGTGAACGGCACGACCGGCACGTCGCAGCGCATCCGCATCCGCGGCGCCAACAGCCTGTCCCTGAACAATGAGCCGCTCGTCTTCATCGACGGCGTGCGCGCGAACGCCGATTTCGGCGGAACGTTCGGAGTGGGCGGCCAGCAGTCCAGCCGCCTGAACGACATCAATCCGAACGACATTGCCAGCATGGACATCCTGAAGGGACCTGCGGCCACCGCCCTCTACGGCACGGCGGCAGCGAACGGCGTGATCCAGATCACGACCAAGCGCGGCCGGCCGGGTGACACACAGTGGACGGCGTTCGTCGAGACCGGGCAGATCGAAGACAAGGTCGATTATCCGGCGAACTTCGCGGCGTTCGACATCATCAACCCGAGCGCACCGCAGTTCACGTCCAGCGGCTTCTTCAATACCGTCACGACGTCGAATCCGGGCGGCTATGCGATCTACTGCCCGAACCGGCTCGCCGCCCTGTCGCCGGGCGATCCCGGCTACTGCGAGCAGGAAGGCACGATGTCGTACAACACGCTGATGGACAGCCGGACGCGTCCGTTCGAGACCGGCCTGCGCCAGCGCTACGGCGTGAGTGTCCGCGGCGGTACGGAGCAGGTCCGCTTCTTCGTCTCGGGTCAGCTCGAGGGCGAGGATGGCGTGATCAGCATCAACGAGCAGGACAAGGTGAACTTCCGCGCCAACATGGACGCGCGGCTCACCGAGACGGCTGATGCGAGCGTGTCGTTCGGCTATGCGCAGACGCAGCTGTCGCTGAACAACAACGACAACTCCATTTTCAGCCCGATTCTGAACGGTCTCGTGGGCCTGCCCTACTTCGTACCTGCGGCAGCGGACGCGGAGTTCGATCCGAACCCGGCGAACTACGGGTTCAGCCGCTCGATGCAGCAGCTCGAGGTCTATCCGAACCTGGGCGACGTCGACCGGTACACGGTGAGCACGAATCTGCGGTACCGTCCGACGTCGTGGCTGAGCGTGAACGGAACGGGTGGTCTGGACCTCACGTCGGGACACCGATACTCGACGCTCCAGCCGAACGGGCCGCTCGGTAACCTCGCCGCGTCCTACATGGCCGGATTCCGTCAGTCGGAGCGCTACACGAACTACCTCTACTCCGGCACGGTGTCCGCCACAGGTACGTTCCAGCTGATGCCCGAGCTGCTGGCCAACACCACGGTCGGGGGCAGCTACAACCGCGACAACACGGAAAGCACGTATTGCTACGGGTCGGGCCTCGTGCCCGGAACGGCCTCCTGCGGCACGGTATCCAACCTGTTCTCGCTCGATGAGAACTTCTTCGAGGTGCGCACCGTGGGTGGCTACCTCCAGCAGGAGCTCGCATGGCGCGACCGCGTATTCCTCGCGGCGAGCCTGCGCGGCGATGACAACAGTGCGTTCGGCACGGACTTCGGCTTCGCCTACTACCCGGGCGTCAGCCTGTCGTGGGTCATCGGCGACGAGGAGTTCTTCCCGCAGACCGACCTGCTCAGCACGCTGCGCCTGCGCGGTGCGTGGGGCGCGTCAGGACTGCAGCCCGGGTTCCGCAGCGCGACCACGCTGTTCAGCCCGACTACGGTCGCGACCCAGGGCGGCGATGTACCGGGTGTGTCGCTGAGCGTCACGGGCAACACGCTGCTGGAGCCGGAGCGCACGACGGAATACGAGTTCGGCTTCGACACCGGCTTCTTCGACGAGCGGCTGTCGCTCCAGTTCACGTACTTCAACAAGACGTCGGAAGATGCCCTCATCAGCCGGCGCCTGCCGGGCTCGCTCGGGCTGACCGGCTCGGTTCTGCAGAACCTGGGCAGCATCAGGAACGCCGGCACGGAGCTCGGCCTGAACCTGCGCGTCTATGAGAGCGACCGTTTCGCACTGAGCCTGGGCGCCAACAACACCTCGCTGGACAACGAGGTTCTGGAGCTCGGCGAGGGTGTCGAGGACATCATCTTCAACCGCGGCCTGCAGCGTCATACTGAGGGGCGCCCGGCCGGTGCGTTCATTCTGCCGAAGGTGTCGTTCAATGACACGGATGGGAACGGCAAGCTGACCATCGCGGGGTGCGAGGTCGGCGGCGACCCGGCTTCGGGACTGCCGTGCGAAGTTACCGTGGCCGAGGACGAGAGCTACATCGGACCGTCGCTGCCGACGTGGCAGCGCTCGTTCTTCGCGGATATGCGCCTGTTCGACTTCATCACGATCTCCACACTGTTCGAGGGTCGTGGCGGACACTACACGGGCAACGATTCGGAAGGGTTCCGCTGCGGCTTCCGCTCGACGTTCGGCTGCCCGGCAGTCGGTGATCCGAACGCATCGCTGCACGAGCAGGCAGCATACCTGGCCGATCGCTTCCTCGGCTCGGCCCATCTCTACGTCGAGAAGGCGGACTTCTACAAGTGGCGGGAGCTCTCGATTACGCTGAGCACACCGGACGCCTGGGCGAACCACTTCCGTGCGATCGAGGGCCTGCGTCTGACAGTCGCTGGACGTAATCTCATGACCTGGACGGACTACACGGGCCTGGACCCTGAGACGGTTGAAGGCGGCGGCAACTCGAACTTCAGCCAGAGCGAGTTCAACACGCAGCCGCCGGTGCGCTACCTGATGCTTCGTCTCGACTACTCCTTCTAG
- a CDS encoding TonB-dependent receptor plug domain-containing protein, with amino-acid sequence MTTPRLKHHPAIRALFVLCLVAFAGCSARGASTRDGASSRQDGQEPGGLVLTQQDISEMGVRDAYHAVERAATHLKIQRTREGSPVKITQRGVSSFLLSADILVVVDGTRVQTVVDHLKNIPAESILYIQILNAREASARYGSEAGNGVIMVRTAAM; translated from the coding sequence ATGACGACCCCCAGACTCAAGCACCACCCCGCGATTCGAGCCCTGTTCGTGCTATGCCTGGTCGCGTTCGCCGGCTGCTCCGCGCGCGGTGCTTCGACGAGAGACGGCGCTTCCTCCCGCCAGGACGGTCAGGAGCCCGGCGGCCTCGTTCTGACGCAGCAGGACATAAGCGAGATGGGCGTGCGCGATGCCTATCATGCCGTCGAGCGCGCCGCCACCCATCTGAAGATCCAGCGCACCCGTGAGGGATCGCCGGTGAAGATCACGCAGCGCGGTGTCTCATCATTCCTGCTGAGCGCCGACATCCTGGTGGTCGTCGACGGGACGCGAGTTCAGACGGTGGTGGACCACCTGAAGAACATTCCGGCCGAGTCCATCCTTTACATCCAGATCCTGAACGCGCGCGAAGCGTCGGCGCGCTACGGCTCGGAAGCGGGCAACGGCGTCATCATGGTGCGCACTGCAGCCATGTAG
- a CDS encoding tetratricopeptide repeat protein: MSEGAAGSGDLLSRARALESEGSYADVARMLEPVARETLLAEPELGYRLAYAWRRTGASADALRLCTDLDLPVRRSAADWLIRRRLNLEAMLRFDHGDVAGAAALWQAVVEHASAAGDQALLSAAHNNLGIVHTLHDHMEEAVAAYNRALLAARQTGDRRGAAQAHQNLAIIFREKRMPLEADAHFRQAAQGALAAASEDVRGRVEEERALLLLDLADVRMAEATAGRALRILKGINDVSGEGEAHRVLGIICLRRQENEKAREHLLRALDLAARAHNALLEAETFEAMAVLATRVDGTDAAHTFREQAEERFVRMHAEPWGRRIRARTTELAAPV; this comes from the coding sequence ATGAGCGAAGGCGCTGCCGGCTCCGGTGACCTGCTGTCGCGTGCACGCGCGCTCGAAAGCGAGGGCAGCTACGCTGACGTCGCGCGAATGCTCGAACCGGTCGCGCGTGAAACGCTGCTCGCCGAGCCCGAGCTCGGCTACCGCCTTGCCTACGCGTGGCGCCGGACGGGAGCGTCTGCCGATGCGCTGCGCCTCTGCACGGACCTGGATCTACCCGTGCGCCGCAGCGCCGCCGACTGGCTGATCCGTCGCAGGCTCAACCTTGAGGCGATGCTGCGCTTCGACCACGGCGATGTCGCGGGCGCCGCCGCTCTGTGGCAGGCCGTCGTCGAGCATGCCAGCGCTGCGGGCGATCAGGCGCTGCTCTCGGCCGCCCACAACAATCTGGGAATCGTGCACACGCTTCACGATCACATGGAGGAGGCAGTCGCCGCATATAATCGTGCGCTGCTGGCCGCACGTCAGACGGGCGATCGGCGCGGCGCCGCCCAGGCCCATCAGAACCTGGCGATCATCTTCCGAGAGAAAAGAATGCCGCTGGAGGCCGATGCCCATTTCAGGCAGGCCGCGCAGGGCGCGCTTGCGGCCGCGAGTGAGGACGTGCGCGGCCGCGTGGAAGAGGAACGCGCGCTGCTGCTGCTCGACCTTGCCGATGTCCGTATGGCCGAAGCGACCGCTGGCCGCGCCCTGCGTATCCTGAAGGGCATCAATGACGTGAGCGGTGAGGGCGAAGCGCACCGCGTGCTCGGCATTATCTGTCTGCGCCGGCAGGAGAACGAAAAAGCCCGCGAGCACCTGCTGCGTGCGCTCGATCTCGCCGCGCGCGCTCACAACGCATTGCTCGAGGCGGAAACCTTCGAGGCCATGGCTGTTCTCGCGACACGCGTAGACGGAACCGACGCGGCACATACATTCCGCGAGCAGGCAGAAGAACGCTTCGTCCGTATGCACGCGGAACCGTGGGGCCGCCGTATACGGGCGCGCACAACGGAACTGGCCGCGCCCGTTTGA
- a CDS encoding sigma 54-interacting transcriptional regulator: MSQPGPAGAPMLAVLQRGESFAAVWRELAEAAGARLEFASEAAGLESLAFACAVVAAVPGEEEEAPDRVRSLEAAGARDVAVAGAAPEHRLAVAALRAGAAEYFALPGDLPALRAWVLDRVTAARARTAAAELAVEERERFDFSALIGESTELKEALRVASRVIPRGNATVLLRGETGTGKELLAQAIHLNGPRAQAPFVEVNCTALPATLLEAELFGYEKGAFTDARAAKPGLFEAANGGTIFLDEIGDLPLELQAKLLRTLQEKEVRRLGSVRSTRIDVRIIAATHVDLELAIRERRFREDLYFRLNVVPIHLPPLRARGHDVLLLAERFLSVFAEEYGVSVPPLDEDVRRALLGHDWPGNVRELRNALERAVLLGDGELRVADLFNAPTTGAVRTGTELPFPATIAELERAAARLMVERLDGNKSAAAEMLGISRTRLYRLLEAGQNAEPEE; this comes from the coding sequence ATGTCGCAGCCCGGGCCTGCCGGGGCGCCGATGCTCGCCGTGCTTCAGCGCGGCGAGTCCTTCGCCGCTGTCTGGCGCGAGCTCGCGGAAGCCGCGGGCGCGCGACTGGAGTTTGCCAGCGAAGCGGCGGGGCTGGAGTCGCTCGCGTTCGCGTGTGCAGTCGTGGCGGCGGTGCCGGGTGAGGAGGAGGAGGCGCCGGACCGTGTGCGGTCGCTGGAGGCCGCGGGCGCGCGCGATGTAGCTGTAGCAGGTGCGGCGCCCGAACACAGACTGGCGGTGGCGGCTTTGCGGGCGGGCGCAGCCGAGTACTTCGCGCTGCCCGGCGATCTGCCGGCACTGCGTGCGTGGGTCCTCGATCGCGTGACGGCCGCGCGCGCTCGCACCGCGGCCGCGGAGCTGGCGGTGGAGGAGAGGGAGCGCTTCGATTTTTCGGCGCTGATCGGTGAGAGCACCGAGCTGAAGGAAGCGCTCAGGGTGGCGTCGCGCGTCATTCCTCGCGGGAATGCCACCGTTCTGCTCCGGGGTGAGACGGGCACCGGCAAGGAGCTGCTGGCCCAGGCGATCCACCTCAACGGTCCGCGGGCGCAGGCGCCCTTCGTCGAAGTGAATTGTACAGCGCTGCCGGCGACACTTCTGGAGGCGGAGCTGTTCGGGTACGAGAAGGGGGCGTTCACCGATGCTCGCGCCGCCAAGCCGGGTCTCTTCGAGGCGGCGAACGGCGGGACCATCTTCCTCGACGAGATCGGCGACCTGCCACTGGAGCTTCAGGCAAAGCTGCTACGGACGCTTCAGGAGAAGGAGGTACGTCGTCTCGGCAGCGTGCGTTCGACGCGCATCGATGTCCGGATCATTGCCGCGACGCATGTGGATCTCGAGCTGGCCATACGCGAGCGCCGCTTCCGTGAAGACCTGTATTTCCGGCTCAATGTGGTGCCCATCCATCTGCCGCCGCTGCGCGCTCGCGGCCACGACGTCCTCCTGCTGGCCGAACGGTTCCTGAGCGTTTTCGCAGAGGAGTACGGTGTTTCCGTCCCGCCGCTCGATGAGGACGTGCGCCGCGCCCTGCTCGGCCACGACTGGCCCGGGAATGTGCGTGAGCTCCGTAACGCACTCGAGCGCGCCGTCCTGCTGGGTGACGGCGAGCTGCGGGTCGCCGATCTCTTCAACGCCCCCACCACAGGCGCGGTCCGGACGGGGACGGAGCTGCCTTTCCCTGCCACCATTGCCGAGCTCGAGCGAGCCGCCGCCCGGCTCATGGTCGAGCGCCTCGACGGCAACAAGAGTGCGGCGGCCGAAATGCTCGGAATCAGCCGAACTCGTCTGTACAGGCTGCTGGAGGCCGGGCAGAACGCGGAGCCGGAGGAGTGA